From Streptomyces sp. NBC_00775, one genomic window encodes:
- a CDS encoding DUF6104 family protein yields the protein MYFTDRGIEELEKRRGEEEVTFEWLAEQLRTFVDLNPDFEVPVERLATWLARLDDDEDDEE from the coding sequence ATGTACTTCACCGACCGTGGCATCGAGGAACTGGAGAAGCGGCGCGGCGAGGAAGAGGTCACCTTCGAGTGGCTCGCCGAGCAGCTGCGTACGTTTGTCGACCTCAACCCGGACTTCGAGGTGCCGGTGGAGCGACTGGCGACGTGGCTGGCCCGCCTGGACGACGACGAGGACGACGAGGAGTAG